The genome window GGCGGCCCGACTCGGCGTCGGATGGAGTACCGACCAGTGTCTCCGGACCGAGACGCGGTTGACGCACCGCAACTTCTTCGGCGGGGCCCGGCGGCTGCAGATCACCGGCCAGCTCGGGAACATCTTCGCGGACCAGCTGGACGGGTCCTTCCCCTGCTCCCAGGTAGGCACCGACCCCGACTTCCGGACGCTGAACTACCTGCTCCAGGCGGAACTGCTCCTCCCCGTCGCCTTTTCGGCCGAGAACACCTTCAGCGCCCGGGTCTTCCTCGAGCGGGAGACGATTCCCGATGTCTTCATCCAGGAGGGCTTCGGGGCCGAAATCGGCCTGACGCGCCGACTCGGGCGCAGGGCCTCCGCCACCCTCTCGTACTCGCCGGGCTACACCGGTTTCGGCGAGCAGTCCGCGGACATCTTCTTCTGCGTCAACTTCGGTTTCTGCGAGCCCGAGGACATCGTCACCGTGACGAGATCGCGCTGGTTGGCGCCCCTCACCCTCGCCTGGCTCTACAACGAGACGGACGACGCGCTCCGCCCCACCCGCGGCCACTACCTGACGGCAGAGGGGGAGGTCGCCCACGAGACGACGGGATCGCACTACCGGTACGCGCGCATCGTGGCGGAAGCCGCGCTCTTCCGGGAACTCGAGCCCGGTCTCGTGTTCGCCGCGCGCGCGCGCGCCGGGGCGGTCCGCTTCCCGGGCACCCGCATCTTCACTCCCGGCGCCCCCCGCACCGACCGCCTCATCCATCCATCCCGACGCTTCTTCGTCGGCGGCTCGCAGAGCGTCCGCGGCGTCGGCCAGAACCTCCTCGGCCCCCGCGTGCTCGTGGCCGATCAGGTGGAGGACTGCCCGGCGGGAGATTTCGAGGCGTGCGTGCAACGGCTCGCGACGCAGAACCCCGGCGCCTTCGACGAGCGGCCCCGCGGCGGCGACGCCCAGCTGGAACTGAGTTTCGAGCTGCGCCGGTACCTCAGCGAGCGCTGGAGTCTCGTCTTCTTCGGGGACGCGGGAAGCGTCTCGCAGCGCATCACGGAGCTTCGCGAGATCCAGTGGACGCCCGGCATGGGACTCCGGTACGCGAGCCCGATCGGTTCCATCCGGCTCGATATAGGGTACAATACGACATTCGCGACCGAGTTACCGGCAATTGTATCGATGGAGGACGGAACCTTGGTCCAGATGCCGCAGCCCGTGTTGTTCGACCCCTTCCGGTTCGACGATCCGCACCCCCTGCTCGAACTCTGGCGCCGCGTGCAGATCCACGTGTCCATCGGAGAAGCGTTCTGAGCGCGCCCGGGTCGGACGGGTCCGCGCCGCCTCGGCGCCGGCGCCGGATCGCCCTGCCGGTGGCCGTCGTCGCGAGCGTGCTGGTGATCGCGGTCTTCATCGTGGTCACGCAGACCGCCGGGGGCCGGGACGCCGCGCTGTCGCTGCTCGAGAGCGCCATTGCGCGCAGCGTGAACGGGGAGGTGCGCATCGGCCACGCCATCTCCGGCAATCTCCTCAACGACCTCACCGTCTCCCGCTTCGAGATCGTCGACGCGGACGGGGAACTGTTTCTGGCGCTCGACACCGTCACGATCGAACACGACCCCGTGGCCCTCCTGCGGCAGCGACTCGACGTGGGCCGACTCCACGCGCGCGGTCTGGACCTCCGCCTCCGGCAGTATCCGGACGGCCGCTGGAACTACGACCGCGTCTTCGAACCGCCCCCGCGGCCGGAGCCGCCGGCGCCGTCCGTAACGGCCTCGCTCCTCCAGGGACCGCAGGTGTCCGGAGCGTCGAACGCCGCGCTCGGCATCCTCCTGCATGACGCGACGGTCGCCTCCGGCCGCATCGAGATCCGTGCGCCGTGGACGGAGACGATGACCGGAACCGCAAGGGCGGAGGCGTTGCGCGAGGCGCGGGCGGGGGAGTCGCCGTGGGCCCTGCAGGAGACCGCGGACGGCGAATTCGAGCGCGTGTTCGAAATCACGAACCTCAGCGGCCGGTTCCCGGTCGCGCGGGTGACGGATCCCGAAGCTCCGTTCATGATCGAAGTCGAGGAGGCGACCGCCACGCTGCTCGCCGTGAACCAGCCGCTGGAACTCTCGGGCCTGCGGATGCACCTGACGATCGGGGACACGGCCCTCATCGACATCGAGAGATTCGAGACGGACCAGTCGACGATCCGCGGGGAAGGGTGGATGGCTTCGAACGGCGTCGACTTCGAGTTCGCGCTCGAAGCCGACCGGCTCGACGTCCGGGACCTCCGCTGGCTGCCCATCGACCTGCCCGAGACCGGCGGCGGCCCCATGTCCATCGGCCTCAGCGGCCGCGGCGGCAATACGGTCGTGGACGTCACGAACGGAGACTTCCGGACGGGCGACACCCGCATGACCGGAGGGTTCGCCCTCACCGTCGAGCGGCGTCCCAGGTTCCGCCGCATCGGCGTCACCCTGGCCCCCTTCGATCTCGCGCACCTGGGCCCCCTCCTCGGACGCGACACCCTGCCCGCGGCCCCGGAGACGTTGCCGGGGGAGATCCGCGGCACGCTGCGCGGCTCGGGCTATGTCGATGACCTGACGGTCGTCGCCGATCTCACCCTGCACGACCCCGATCCGGACACGCCGCCATCCAGCCTGCGGGCCCGCGGCGGCGTCGGCATCGGCGAGGAGTTCCTGAGCCTCCGCCGCCTCGGCGTGGACGTCGACGCCTTCGAGTCCCGCTGGACCCGTCTCATCGACATGGACCTGGGGATCGACGGGCGCTTCTTCGGTTCGCTCACCCTCGACCGCGAGCAGGACAGCGGCGTCGCGT of Candidatus Palauibacter soopunensis contains these proteins:
- a CDS encoding BamA/TamA family outer membrane protein: MKRAALAGLALAVNLAGPPSFAGPSSPLGPAPLSGQAAGEAGPRRAEVTSLRFRGNETISDGELRAVIRTRSTECTSLLLSPFCLVTNWGFAHRRAYLDTLDVRVDADRLRLYYNFRGHFEAEVEHVVRTDGVDASVSFVIDEGPATLIDEFSIEGLPGALGAEEASALVDIGVGDPFDRNRLQAGVDSLIGSLRRQGYVYAMALEDYQRSRDGTAQVALDVRPGARYRLGEIRIEGGEAIGEDVIRDLLPLRAGDYYNQEAEQEGQRNLFGLEAVRFASILRESSGPEAATADSTLDLVVQVTPASPQAARLGVGWSTDQCLRTETRLTHRNFFGGARRLQITGQLGNIFADQLDGSFPCSQVGTDPDFRTLNYLLQAELLLPVAFSAENTFSARVFLERETIPDVFIQEGFGAEIGLTRRLGRRASATLSYSPGYTGFGEQSADIFFCVNFGFCEPEDIVTVTRSRWLAPLTLAWLYNETDDALRPTRGHYLTAEGEVAHETTGSHYRYARIVAEAALFRELEPGLVFAARARAGAVRFPGTRIFTPGAPRTDRLIHPSRRFFVGGSQSVRGVGQNLLGPRVLVADQVEDCPAGDFEACVQRLATQNPGAFDERPRGGDAQLELSFELRRYLSERWSLVFFGDAGSVSQRITELREIQWTPGMGLRYASPIGSIRLDIGYNTTFATELPAIVSMEDGTLVQMPQPVLFDPFRFDDPHPLLELWRRVQIHVSIGEAF